DNA sequence from the Deltaproteobacteria bacterium genome:
TGAGCACGAGGTCGAGCGCTCTTCGGACTCCCATGCAGAAACCGGCGGTCTTGGCGAGTTTAACCTTCATGAGCGGCTCCCTCTGCAACGCGTCCAAAGTATCCCGCCAGGGCGGCGAAGAGGGGTTCTTCATCCGTGACTCGGCCGATGCTTCCGCGAAAATCCGAACTGCTGGGCAGGCCCCTGGTATAATACATGATATGCCCTCGTAACTTTCGTGCGGCTCTTTTTGCGCCGAACACATCCTTCAACAACTCATAATGAAACCGGATGGTTTCCTCACGCTCGTCCAAAGAAACGGGTGCGGGAATCCGCCCCTCCATCAGAGCCCGGGCCTCCCGAAAAAACCAGGGGTTGCCCACGGCGGATCGTCCGATCATAACGGCGTCGCATCCGGTTTCATGCATCATCTCCAGGGCCTGATGCGGCGTCTGAATGTCTCCATTGCCGATAACCGGTATCCCGATTTCCCGCTTGAGGCGTTCGATCATGGACCAATCCGCGGCGCCCGAAAAAAACTGGCCGGCGGTTCGAGGATGCAGAGTGACGGCGTCCACTCCTTCTTGATCAGCCATGCGACCCACTTCCAGATACGTCAGATGATCCGGATCCCACCCGGCGCGGGTCTTGACGGTGAAAGGACAGTCGACCTCCCGGCGGACTCGTCGGAGGATGCGCCCGAGCAGATTCAAATCTTTCAGCAAAGCCGCACCGGATCCGCCTTTCGTGACCTTCCGAACGGGGCAACCCACGTTCAGGTCTATGATGTCGGCCCCCAGCTTCTGCGCAATGGATGCGGCTCCGGCCAGGATCTCCGGATTGGATCCGAACAACTGGACCGCAAGCGGGCGTTCTTCCGAATTCGAGTGAAGGTATCTGAGTGTCCGGCCGTGACCTTGAACCACTCCGTTGGAGCTGACCATTTCGGTAAACGCCAACCCGCAACCGAACTTCCGGGTCAGCAGGCGAAAGGCCGAATCCGTAAAACCGGCCATGGGCGCCAATAGGAAGGGAACTTCGAGTTGGATACCGCCTATACGCATGACGCCACTGTATGCTCGTTGCCCCCCGGATGCAAGTCGAACCAAGCATAAGTTTTTAATCTGAAATTACCTTGACAGACCTCGACAGCGATGTCTAGATGGCGGCAAATTTGGAGGTCTCAGGATGACCTATCCTACCGGGATGTTTCCCTCAGACCCTCGAAACGCCCCACGCTTCTCGGAGTTGCTGACTTGATCTGCCTGACCTTAACCGAAAAGACCACCCGGGACGCCGTCCGGATCATGGAAGAGCTGCTGCCGGAAGTCGACCTTGTCGAGGTACGGGCGGATCTGCTTCAGGATTTGGATATGGAAGCCCTGCTCCATGCCGGAACGAAGCCCGTCATATTTACCGTCAGACGGCCCGAGGAAGGCGGCGCCTTCACCGGTAGCGAAGAAGAGCGCATCGAA
Encoded proteins:
- the dusB gene encoding tRNA dihydrouridine synthase DusB, with translation MRIGGIQLEVPFLLAPMAGFTDSAFRLLTRKFGCGLAFTEMVSSNGVVQGHGRTLRYLHSNSEERPLAVQLFGSNPEILAGAASIAQKLGADIIDLNVGCPVRKVTKGGSGAALLKDLNLLGRILRRVRREVDCPFTVKTRAGWDPDHLTYLEVGRMADQEGVDAVTLHPRTAGQFFSGAADWSMIERLKREIGIPVIGNGDIQTPHQALEMMHETGCDAVMIGRSAVGNPWFFREARALMEGRIPAPVSLDEREETIRFHYELLKDVFGAKRAARKLRGHIMYYTRGLPSSSDFRGSIGRVTDEEPLFAALAGYFGRVAEGAAHEG